TGACTGCTGACTTGCAAAGCTCGGTGATGAAAACCCGTATGCAGCCAATCAAAAAAGTGTTTGGCCGCTTCCCTCGCGTAGTACGTGATTTGGCGCGTAGTCTGCAAAAAGACATCACGCTCGAAATGAAAGGTGAAGATACGGATCTGGATAAGAACCTCGTCGAAGCACTCGCCGATCCCCTTATTCACTTGGTTCGAAACTCGGTCGATCATGGTATCGAAATGCCGGATGTACGTGAGCAGAACGGTAAGTCACGCCAGGGTAAAGTGTTACTATCAGCTTCCCAAGAAGGCGATCATATTAAGCTGGCTATCATTGATGATGGTGCTGGTATGAACCCAGATATCCTACGTGGTATCGCGGTGAAGCGTGGTTTGATGGATCAAGATGCAGCCGACCGCCTCACCAATAAAGAGTGTTTTAACTTAATCTTTATGCCGGGCTTTTCGAGCAAAGAAAAAATTTCTGATATTTCTGGTCGCGGTGTCGGGATGGATGTGGTGAAGACCGCAATCAATACTCTAAATGGTTCGATAGATATTGATTCTGAAATGGGTAAAGGTACTAAGATTTTGATCAAAGTACCATTAACGTTAGCAATTCTGCCAACCTTGATGGTCGGTGTGGCTAATCACCCATTTGCATTACCACTTGCGAGTGTGAGTGAAATCTTCCACTTAGATTTGAGTCGGACTAACGTTGTTGATGGTCAGTTAACTATCATTGTGCGTGAAAAATCGATTCCTTTATTTTATTTACAAAATTGGTTGTCGCCGCAGTCGGGTAAAGTCGATGCACGTAAAGGGCATGGGCACGTGGTGATTGTGCAATTGGGTAGTCAGCGTGTTGGTTTTGTGGTTGATACGTTAATTGGCCAAGAAGAAGTGGTAATTAAACCATTGGACGCACTACTACAAGGAACGCCTGGCATGGCCGGAGCAACCATTACGAGTGATGGTCATATCGCATTAATTTTGGATGTGCCAGATTTACTTAAACGTTATGCATCTGCCTCTAGAATTTAAGTGACCATTGAGATATAAGGAAAACTATGGCGATTCGAGTACTCGTAGTTGATGATTCTAGCTTCTTTAGACGTCGTGTTAGTGAAATCATCAATTCCGAACCACGCTTAGAAGTGATGGATGTAGCGGTAAATGGCAAAGAAGCGGTAGAAAAAGCCCAAAGCTTAAAGCCAGATGTCATAACCATGGATATTGAAATGCCTATCATGGACGGCATTACCGCTGTGCGTGAAATTATGGCGAAATGTCCTGTTCCAATACTGATGTTTTCATCATTAACGCATGATGGCGCTAAGGCAACCCTAGACGCACTGGATGCAGGTGCTTTAGATTTCTTACCTAAGAAATTTGAAGATATCGCTCGTAACCGCGATGAAGCTGTAGTTCTGTTGCAGCAAAGAGTCTTGTCGATCGCTTCGAAACGTGGAGTCGTTCGCCGTAGTACTATGATACCGCGAACTTCAACGCTAACGAGTACGTCTGCGCGCTCAACGGAGCGTTCTCATACGCCAGTACGCCCTGAAACGCATACTGCGGCATCGCGTCAGCCTGCCGCGCGCTTTAAAGCGTCAGGAAAACGTTATCAACTAACTGCAATTGGTACGTCAACTGGTGGGCCAGTTGCATTACAGAAAATTTTAACGGACTTACCAAGTAATTATCCACATCCGATTGTTTTAGTTCAGCATATGCCAGCAACGTTCACTGCCGCTTTTGCGAGCCGTTTGAACACGCTGTGTAAAATTGAAGTGAAAGAAGCGGCCGATGGTGATGTATTACGGCCGGGTGTCGCTTATTTAGCGCCAGGCGGTAAGCAAATGATGATTGATGGACGCGCCGGCGCGGCTCGTTTACGCATCATTGATGGTGGCGAGCGTATGAACTATAAACCTTGTGTGGATGTGACTTTTGGGTCTGCCGCAAAGGTTTATGGTAATAAAGTGTTATCGATGATTTTAACAGGAATGGGCGCTGATGGACGAGATGGCTCCCGTATGTTGAAAGAAGCGGGATCAACAATTTGGGCCCAAAATGAAGAGAGCTGTGTGGTGTATGGTATGCCGCAAGCGGTGGCGAAAGCAGGTATTTCTTCAGAAGACTTACCATTGGATCGAATTGCTGAACGAATCTTAGTTGAAGTTGGTCTGGCATAGGGTGATGGAATGATTGTTTGGAGTGTCGCAAACCAGAAAGGTGGGGTGGGTAAAACAACCACAACTATCACTTTAGCTGGATTATTGAGTAAGCAAGGCAAACGCGTTTTGCTGGTTGACACCGATCCCCACGCTTCCTTAACCACGTATTTAGGATATGATGCTGATGGTGTTGCATCGAGTTTGTTTGATCTCTTTCAATTGAAAGAAATTACAGCACAGTCGATTCATCCTTTGATATTAGAGACCGATGTCGAAGGGATTGATATTATTCCCGCTCATATGTCACTTGCCACGTTAGATCGTGTGATGGGGAACCGCAGTGGTATGGGGCTCATTCTTAAGCGAGCCCTCGCGACATTGCGAGATCATTATGACCATGTGTTGATTGATTGCCCTCCGATTCTTGGAGTGATGATGGTCAATGCACTCGCCGCAAGTGATCGTATATTAATCCCAGTACAGACCGAGTTTTTAGCAATGAAAGGCTTAGAGCGTATGATTCGCACGCTTGCCATCATGCAAAAATCAAGAAACCGAGAGTTTAAAGTGACGATTGTTCCTACAATGTATGACAAGCGTACAAAAGCTTCGTTGCAGACACTGACCCAATTAAAACGCGATTATCCTGATAAAGTTTGGACCTCTGCAGTACCTATTGATACCAAATTTCGAGATGCCAGCTTAAAGCGTTTACCTGCTTCTCATTTTGCAGAAAGCAGTCGTGGGGTCTTTGCTTATAAGCAGTTGCTCGTTCATTTAGAGAGGCTGGCCATTGATGAGTAGTGAACCGACACTATCAAGTGAGCAAGCTCTTGATGAGTACTTTACTTCGTTACTTGCAGAAGATGTTGATGACGGTGGTCAGACAAAATCTGATGGTTTATATATAGAGCCGCAATTACAGCTGCAGCGAATCGAAGAGCCGGAGCTGCCTGTATCACGCTTTTTAGATGATGATATCGAAGAACTTCCTGGCGCGAATTTAGAAGAAGTTCAGCGTTTATTGAGCCAGCTTGAAGGCTCGAATCCAGTTGGCGATTTAAATCTAGATGAAGTACTAGAACAAAACACCATCAACATTGCGCTTGAGCCAATGGGGCTGAACGAGGTAACAGAAGACCGTGATGATTTAGACGTTGCCTCTGTTAATCCTGCATTTGTTGATGATGAAATCCAAGAATGGGATACGGCGACATTAACGGAAGACCAGGAAGGTGAGCCTCATCATCATGAGGAATCAGTTCCGGTAGAAGAGGTTATACCTGAGACGGTTGTTGACGACCCCGAAATTGAGCCGATTACACAAGAAGATGAGAGTTCGTTAACAGCTTCAGATACGCCTAATGAAAGCAATATTGAACTAGAGAAAAATACTGCTATTGTTGATGATAATGCTGAAGACAAAGCCGATTTATCGGCGTCGCCAAAACATGGGTTAGATAGCGAATCTTGGACAAATCCAATCCGCCAAGAAGCGTTTCAAGTTTTGTACTTTGATGTAAATGACGTGACTTTTGCAGTGCCTCTGGATGAACTCGGAGGAATTAATCAACTTGGAGAGCCAAGTCACTTGATTGGCCGGCCGCGTTGGTATTTAGGTTTACAGACACAGCGTGAACAACAACTTGATGTGGTTGACACGGCTAAGTGGGTCATGGCTGAGAAGCTCAAAGATGACTCTCACCAAGAGGCATATCAGTATATTGTTATGTTAGGTGAAAGTATGTGGGGCCTAGCT
This DNA window, taken from Vibrio palustris, encodes the following:
- a CDS encoding chemotaxis protein CheW, whose translation is MPVSRFLDDDIEELPGANLEEVQRLLSQLEGSNPVGDLNLDEVLEQNTINIALEPMGLNEVTEDRDDLDVASVNPAFVDDEIQEWDTATLTEDQEGEPHHHEESVPVEEVIPETVVDDPEIEPITQEDESSLTASDTPNESNIELEKNTAIVDDNAEDKADLSASPKHGLDSESWTNPIRQEAFQVLYFDVNDVTFAVPLDELGGINQLGEPSHLIGRPRWYLGLQTQREQQLDVVDTAKWVMAEKLKDDSHQEAYQYIVMLGESMWGLACTKLMGTEWLSSEKIRWREQVGKRPWLAGMVKEKMCALIHVDALIAMLNAGLDVKALDK
- a CDS encoding ParA family protein, with the translated sequence MIVWSVANQKGGVGKTTTTITLAGLLSKQGKRVLLVDTDPHASLTTYLGYDADGVASSLFDLFQLKEITAQSIHPLILETDVEGIDIIPAHMSLATLDRVMGNRSGMGLILKRALATLRDHYDHVLIDCPPILGVMMVNALAASDRILIPVQTEFLAMKGLERMIRTLAIMQKSRNREFKVTIVPTMYDKRTKASLQTLTQLKRDYPDKVWTSAVPIDTKFRDASLKRLPASHFAESSRGVFAYKQLLVHLERLAIDE
- a CDS encoding protein-glutamate methylesterase/protein-glutamine glutaminase, which translates into the protein MAIRVLVVDDSSFFRRRVSEIINSEPRLEVMDVAVNGKEAVEKAQSLKPDVITMDIEMPIMDGITAVREIMAKCPVPILMFSSLTHDGAKATLDALDAGALDFLPKKFEDIARNRDEAVVLLQQRVLSIASKRGVVRRSTMIPRTSTLTSTSARSTERSHTPVRPETHTAASRQPAARFKASGKRYQLTAIGTSTGGPVALQKILTDLPSNYPHPIVLVQHMPATFTAAFASRLNTLCKIEVKEAADGDVLRPGVAYLAPGGKQMMIDGRAGAARLRIIDGGERMNYKPCVDVTFGSAAKVYGNKVLSMILTGMGADGRDGSRMLKEAGSTIWAQNEESCVVYGMPQAVAKAGISSEDLPLDRIAERILVEVGLA